From the genome of Eucalyptus grandis isolate ANBG69807.140 chromosome 2, ASM1654582v1, whole genome shotgun sequence, one region includes:
- the LOC104435136 gene encoding cytochrome P450 CYP749A22 isoform X1 yields MNLLVNGGVFLLSIILFSALEKVLQKFWWNPIRVQRAMASQGVRGPPYGFAHGSTREIFKLREEVARQMNKHTVDVSHDILPIVEPHIYKWSQMFGGIFLYWYGPAALLLISDTELVKEVLNNRDKTYVKPDFPGDIKKLLGDGLFSTKGEKWARQRRLAHLAFHGESLKCMIPAMVDSVHMLLKRWQNLEAREVELFEEFTAITSDVISRTAFGSSYIEGRNMFQMLGELTTIASRNIFKLRLPGVRNIWKTSDEIDSERLEKAIRDVVLEIIRKREEKVNTGEMNDYGNDLLGSLLKAYHDPDESKRITIDDVMDECKTFYFAGQETTNSVLTWTLFLLAIHKDWQQEARKEVTDVFGNEDPNHDGIMKLKTVGMIINESLRLYPPVISLLRKVKKQVTLGNLVLPADIVLDIPTLAIHHDRRIWGNDVHLFKPERFSEGIAKATNNNAAAFLPFGLGPRTCVGINFATNEAKIAIAMILQRYSFTLSPGYIHLPAHILTIHPQHGVKVILHPLQCEHVRAQLD; encoded by the exons ATGAATCTTTTGGTAAATGGTGGGGTTTTCTTGTTGAGCATCATTCTGTTTTCAGCTCTCGAAAAGGTCCTGCAGAAATTCTGGTGGAACCCGATTCGGGTGCAACGTGCGATGGCTTCACAAGGAGTGAGAGGCCCTCCCTACGGATTCGCCCATGGCTCTACCAGAGAAATATTCAAGTTGAGAGAGGAAGTGGCGAGGCAGATGAACAAGCACACGGTGGATGTTTCTCATGATATTTTGCCCATCGTGGAGCCTCACATTTACAAGTGGAGTCAAATGTTTG GAGGAATTTTTCTGTATTGGTATGGTCCTGCAGCTCTACTATTAATCTCAGACACTGAGCTAGTCAAAGAGGTACTTAACAACAGAGATAAAACATATGTAAAGCCAGACTTCCCAGGAGACATCAAGAAGCTTTTAGGCGACGGGCTTTTTAGTACTAAAGGCGAAAAATGGGCAAGGCAACGTAGATTGGCACATCTCGCCTTCCATGGAGAAAGCTTGAAG TGCATGATTCCAGCAATGGTGGATAGTGTTCACATGCTGCTCAAGAGATGGCAGAATCTAGAAGCCAGAGAGGTTGAGTTGTTCGAAGAGTTTACGGCGATCACGTCGGATGTGATTTCCAGGACAGCATTTGGAAGCAGCTACATTGAAGGGAGAAATATGTTCCAAATGTTGGGCGAGTTGACTACTATAGCATCgcgaaatattttcaaattaagacTTCCCGGAGTCAg AAACATATGGAAAACAAGCGATGAAATTGATTCCGAGAGACTAGAGAAGGCAATACGTGATGTGGTGTTAGAGATAAtcagaaagagagaagagaaggtgAATACGGGAGAAATGAACGACTATGGGAATGACCTTTTAGGGTCTCTTCTGAAGGCATATCATGATCCGGACGAGAGCAAGAGAATCACGATTGATGATGTCATGGACGAGTGCAAGACGTTCTATTTCGCAGGACAAGAAACAACGAATTCTGTCCTCACTTGGACACTCTTCCTCCTTGCAATTCACAAAGATTGGCAACAGGAAGCAAGAAAAGAGGTGACCGATGTATTTGGCAATGAAGATCCCAACCATGACGGAATAATGAAACTCAAAACG GTAGGGATGATCATTAACGAATCGCTTCGACTGTACCCTCCCGTCATCAGCCTCCttagaaaagtcaaaaagcaaGTCACGTTGGGAAATCTCGTTCTTCCTGCGGACATCGTCCTCGACATACCGACCCTGGCCATTCACCATGACCGTCGAATTTGGGGCAACGATGTGCATCTTTTCAAGCCGGAGAGGTTCTCGGAAGGGATCGCCAAAGCTACAAACAACAATGCCGCTGCGTTCCTCCCTTTTGGCTTGGGACCGCGCACTTGCGTGGGCATTAATTTTGCGACGAACGAGGCGAAGATCGCCATCGCGATGATTCTACAGCGCTATAGCTTCACTCTCTCCCCCGGCTACATCCACTTGCCTGCCCATATCCTCACCATTCACCCTCAACATGGAGTCAAAGTGATTCTTCATCCCCTCCAGTGTGAACATGTGCGTGCTCAATTAGATTGA
- the LOC104435136 gene encoding cytochrome P450 CYP749A22 isoform X2, translating into MASQGVRGPPYGFAHGSTREIFKLREEVARQMNKHTVDVSHDILPIVEPHIYKWSQMFGGIFLYWYGPAALLLISDTELVKEVLNNRDKTYVKPDFPGDIKKLLGDGLFSTKGEKWARQRRLAHLAFHGESLKCMIPAMVDSVHMLLKRWQNLEAREVELFEEFTAITSDVISRTAFGSSYIEGRNMFQMLGELTTIASRNIFKLRLPGVRNIWKTSDEIDSERLEKAIRDVVLEIIRKREEKVNTGEMNDYGNDLLGSLLKAYHDPDESKRITIDDVMDECKTFYFAGQETTNSVLTWTLFLLAIHKDWQQEARKEVTDVFGNEDPNHDGIMKLKTVGMIINESLRLYPPVISLLRKVKKQVTLGNLVLPADIVLDIPTLAIHHDRRIWGNDVHLFKPERFSEGIAKATNNNAAAFLPFGLGPRTCVGINFATNEAKIAIAMILQRYSFTLSPGYIHLPAHILTIHPQHGVKVILHPLQCEHVRAQLD; encoded by the exons ATGGCTTCACAAGGAGTGAGAGGCCCTCCCTACGGATTCGCCCATGGCTCTACCAGAGAAATATTCAAGTTGAGAGAGGAAGTGGCGAGGCAGATGAACAAGCACACGGTGGATGTTTCTCATGATATTTTGCCCATCGTGGAGCCTCACATTTACAAGTGGAGTCAAATGTTTG GAGGAATTTTTCTGTATTGGTATGGTCCTGCAGCTCTACTATTAATCTCAGACACTGAGCTAGTCAAAGAGGTACTTAACAACAGAGATAAAACATATGTAAAGCCAGACTTCCCAGGAGACATCAAGAAGCTTTTAGGCGACGGGCTTTTTAGTACTAAAGGCGAAAAATGGGCAAGGCAACGTAGATTGGCACATCTCGCCTTCCATGGAGAAAGCTTGAAG TGCATGATTCCAGCAATGGTGGATAGTGTTCACATGCTGCTCAAGAGATGGCAGAATCTAGAAGCCAGAGAGGTTGAGTTGTTCGAAGAGTTTACGGCGATCACGTCGGATGTGATTTCCAGGACAGCATTTGGAAGCAGCTACATTGAAGGGAGAAATATGTTCCAAATGTTGGGCGAGTTGACTACTATAGCATCgcgaaatattttcaaattaagacTTCCCGGAGTCAg AAACATATGGAAAACAAGCGATGAAATTGATTCCGAGAGACTAGAGAAGGCAATACGTGATGTGGTGTTAGAGATAAtcagaaagagagaagagaaggtgAATACGGGAGAAATGAACGACTATGGGAATGACCTTTTAGGGTCTCTTCTGAAGGCATATCATGATCCGGACGAGAGCAAGAGAATCACGATTGATGATGTCATGGACGAGTGCAAGACGTTCTATTTCGCAGGACAAGAAACAACGAATTCTGTCCTCACTTGGACACTCTTCCTCCTTGCAATTCACAAAGATTGGCAACAGGAAGCAAGAAAAGAGGTGACCGATGTATTTGGCAATGAAGATCCCAACCATGACGGAATAATGAAACTCAAAACG GTAGGGATGATCATTAACGAATCGCTTCGACTGTACCCTCCCGTCATCAGCCTCCttagaaaagtcaaaaagcaaGTCACGTTGGGAAATCTCGTTCTTCCTGCGGACATCGTCCTCGACATACCGACCCTGGCCATTCACCATGACCGTCGAATTTGGGGCAACGATGTGCATCTTTTCAAGCCGGAGAGGTTCTCGGAAGGGATCGCCAAAGCTACAAACAACAATGCCGCTGCGTTCCTCCCTTTTGGCTTGGGACCGCGCACTTGCGTGGGCATTAATTTTGCGACGAACGAGGCGAAGATCGCCATCGCGATGATTCTACAGCGCTATAGCTTCACTCTCTCCCCCGGCTACATCCACTTGCCTGCCCATATCCTCACCATTCACCCTCAACATGGAGTCAAAGTGATTCTTCATCCCCTCCAGTGTGAACATGTGCGTGCTCAATTAGATTGA
- the LOC104429698 gene encoding probable microtubule-binding protein TANGLED, with amino-acid sequence MVARTPPKLRKMVAPLNPVLVRETLKKVDRCMARLEELQYTVAGGRKVVAGVNLSPRSTRGYIKTSVRCKQESIRIKNSSLKISPVGKFPPAAAGEWRRMSLPAMLVGETVGEILQASKFAREILAAVAPKPNLVDDPKTPMTQSKKQRPMHHPEDSELRTRRKREKQNKLRSEPKSPTLQRARSRINFKVSPPKQRESERDNNRYMANRVSPRNRPWAKKTVLFPNPLFLPATPAATQKFCKTRSPVIARKNVETPHKFLIKSPHSPSKFQVKIKSPPKVCISPTRALSLSKKSPKPSTAAKLRRSFSPSRLVNRLMSPLKSRKCVLKSDSGLMMSGLKQRPAVSTTPIRFASHNRIPLRG; translated from the exons atgGTTGCAAGAACCCCACCCAAGCTGAGAAAGATGGTGGCACCTCTCAACCCTGTTCTAGTGAGAGAAACTCTCAAGAAG GTGGATCGGTGCATGGCGAGATTGGaggagctgcagtacacggtggCCGGCGGGAGGAAAGTGGTGGCCGGTGTCAATTTGAGCCCCCGAAGCACTCGAGGTTATATCAAGACGAGCGTCAGGTGCAAGCAAGAATCGATCAG GATCAAGAACTCTTCGCTGAAAATATCTCCAGTGGGCAAGTTTCCTCCAGCTGCAgcag GAGAATGGCGTAGGATGTCCCTACCAGCAATGCTGGTGGGTGAAACGGTGGGAGAAATTCTCCAAGCTAGCAAATTCGCCAGAGAAATTCTAGCTGCTGTTGCTCCTAAACCCAATCTTGTTGACGACCCGAAAACTCCGATGACCCAATCCAAGAAGCAAAGACCGATGCACCACCCCGAAGACTCCGAGCTAAGGACtagaagaaagagggagaaaCAGAACAAGTTGAGGTCAGAACCCAAATCGCCGACTCTCCAGAGAGCACGGTCACGAATCAACTTCAAAGTCTCTCCTCCGAAGcaaagagagagcgagagagataATAACAGATACATGGCCAACAGGGTTTCCCCTAGAAACAGGCCTTGGGCTAAAAAGACTGTCCTTTTCCCCAACCCTTTGTTCCTCCCCGCAACACCTGCCGCAACACAGAAGTTTTGCAAGACGAGGTCTCCGGTGATAGCCAGAAAGAACGTCGAAACTCCACACAAGTTCTTGATCAAGTCACCACACTCACCTTCCAAGTTCCAAGTCAAGATCAAGAGCCCCCCGAAAGTTTGTATCTCCCCAACAAGAGCTTTGAGCTTGAGCAAGAAGTCGCCTAAGCCATCAACCGCTGCGAAATTGCGGAGGTCTTTCTCGCCTTCAAGATTGGTAAATAGATTGATGTCCCCATTGAAAAGCAGGAAATGTGTGCTAAAAAGCGATAGTGGGTTGATGATGAGCGGACTGAAACAGCGCCCTGCTGTTTCGACAACACCAATCCGATTTGCTAGTCACAATAGAATTCCACTGAGGGGTTAA
- the LOC104429697 gene encoding LOW QUALITY PROTEIN: putative UDP-glucuronate:xylan alpha-glucuronosyltransferase 4 (The sequence of the model RefSeq protein was modified relative to this genomic sequence to represent the inferred CDS: inserted 1 base in 1 codon) — MANKASRSNSKHRPLILSLFIITFALLILSGSFNITKDHLNTPSSPSSPSSSARTKPHLQHAHLVRKETKLPIWYRLVEEEMKGKKVRVGFVNIDDISDPEFAMKGLAKAVKVTFDRVSGNLTWKNFFPTWINEDPKGRKPSCPDIPMPKFEDYRDLDVIVAKVPCEDGGDRRRGLRDVFRLQVNLVVANLAVGXRGINLDMNRKIYAVFLGSCGPMVEIFRCDDLVRHVGDYWVYKPEQGRLKQKVLMPVGSCQIAPAYAENGKERWRGYVLQSSLRKANGTMYRPREAYATVLHSSEAYVCGAISLAQSIRRTGSTKDLVLLADDSITSKSLAGLRAAGWKIWHIHRIRSPNAKKGAYNEWNFSKLRVWQLTQYDKVIFIDADLLVLRNLDEFFVYPQLSAAPNNGVLFNSGIMVIEPSNCVFEDLMSKSFKLDSYNGGDQGFLNEFFTWWHRWPSRLNYLKIFERRKDEEHTVPDNLYTMHFLGLKPWMCYRDYDCNWDKESYHAFASDSANRLWWEVYDSMPRKLQSFCGLTEKMDFIIRKWRGIAKKANLANGHWKINVTDTRRFISLNKKHSNARKLGI; from the exons ATGGCCAACAAGGCTTCAAGATCAAATTCAAAGCATAGGCccttgatcctctctctcttcatcatcACTTTCGCTCTCCTAATCCTCTCAGGCTCTTTCAATATCACCAAAGACCACTTAAACAcaccgtcgtcgccgtcgtcgccgtcgtcttCTGCTCGGACGAAGCCTCACCTCCAGCATGCCCACCTTGTCAGGAAAGAGACCAAGCTCCCCATTTGGTACCGCCTTgtcgaagaagaaatgaagggcAAGAAAGTCCGCGTCGGGTTCGTGAATATCGATGACATATCTGACCCTGAGTTCGCGATGAAAGGCCTCGCGAAGGCCGTCAAAGTGACATTTGACCGTGTGTCCGGAAACCTCACGTGGAAAAACTTCTTTCCCACATGGATCAATGAAGATCCGAAGGGACGTAAGCCTTCATGCCCTGATATACCGATGCCAAAGTTTGAAGATTATCGTGATCTCGACGTGATTGTGGCCAAGGTTCCATGTGAGGATGGCGGAGACAGGAGGAGAGGTTTGAGGGATGTGTTTAGACTGCAAGTTAACTTGGTGGTGGCTAATTTGGCTGTCG ACCGGGGGATAAACCTGGACATGAATCGGAAAATCTACGCTGTTTTCCTTGGATCGTGTGGGCCAATGGTTGAAATTTTCCGGTGCGATGATCTGGTGAGGCATGTGGGCGATTACTGGGTGTATAAGCCTGAGCAAGGGAGATTAAAGCAGAAGGTCTTGATGCCTGTTGGGTCTTGCCAAATCGCTCCCGCCTATGCTGAGAACG GAAAAGAGAGGTGGAGAGGATACGTGTTGCAGTCGTCCCTAAGAAAGGCAAACGGCACGATGTACCGCCCTCGGGAGGCCTATGCGACTGTTCTTCACTCTTCAGAAGCTTATGTCTGCGGTGCAATATCCTTGGCTCAAAGCATCAGGAGGACCGGCTCGACTAAAGACCTGGTCCTTCTAGCTGATGACTCGATCACCAGCAAGTCCCTAGCCGGCCTACGAGCCGCTGGATGGAAGATTTGGCACATCCACCGGATCCGATCTCCAAACGCAAAAAAGGGCGCTTACAACGAGTGGAACTTCAGCAAGTTAAGAGTGTGGCAATTGACGCAATACGACAAGGTAATCTTTATCGACGCAGATCTACTTGTCCTCCGGAACCTCGACGAGTTCTTCGTATATCCACAGTTATCGGCGGCGCCAAACAATGGAGTGCTGTTCAACTCAGGTATCATGGTGATCGAGCCATCAAATTGCGTTTTTGAGGACCTCATGTCGAAATCCTTCAAGTTGGATTCTTACAACGGCGGTGACCAAGGATTCCTGAACGAGTTCTTCACATGGTGGCACCGGTGGCCGAGTAGGCTCAATTACTTGAAGATCTTCGAGAGGCGCAAAGACGAAGAACACACAGTCCCCGACAATCTTTACACGATGCATTTCTTGGGGCTCAAGCCGTGGATGTGTTACCGGGACTACGATTGCAATTGGGACAAGGAGTCTTACCATGCTTTCGCGAGTGACTCCGCGAATAGGTTGTGGTGGGAGGTCTACGATTCGATGCCGAGAAAGTTGCAGTCGTTTTGTGGGTTAACTGAGAAGATGGACTTTATAATAAGAAAGTGGAGAGGCATAGCTAAGAAGGCCAATTTGGCTAATGGGCACTGGAAGATCAATGTCACAGATACTAGGCGCTTCATTTCTTTGAATAAGAAGCACAGCAATGCAAGAAAACTAGGTATATAG
- the LOC108956873 gene encoding cytochrome P450 CYP749A22-like — translation MASQGINGPPYKFIHGSTKEIFKLKEDVMMKMNGPMKNVSHEILPIVEPHIHRWNKIYGGIYLYWYGPQAQLLISDTEVVKEALNDRDKTYVKPELPGDIKKILGDGLVSTEGKKWTRQRRLAHLAFHGESLKGMIPAMVDSVHMLLKRWQNLEAKEVELFEEFTAILSEVISRTAFGSSYIEGRDIFQMLGELTIIASRNLFKLRLPGISKIWRTSDEIKSDRLEKAIRDAVLGIIDKREKKLNAGEIDDYGNDFLGSLLKAYHDPDESKRITINDLVDECKTFYLAGQETTNSILTWTFFLLAIYKDWQEEARKEVADVFGDEDPNHEGIMKLKTVEMIINETLRLYPPVINVIRKVERQVTLGNLLLPPDIILHIPILKIHHDPRIWGDDVRLFKPERFSEGIAKATNNNAAAFLPFGLGPRSCVGLYFAMNEAKITIAMILQRYSFTLSPDYIHLPTQILAMRPQHGVKVILHPL, via the exons ATGGCTTCACAAGGCATCAATGGCCCTCCCTACAAGTTCATCCATGGCAGCACCAAGGAAATATTCAAATTGAAGGAGGATGTCATGATGAAGATGAACGGGCCCATGAAGAATGTTTCTCATGAGATTTTACCCATCGTTGAGCCTCACATTCACCGGTGGAATAAAATATATG GGGGAATTTATCTGTATTGGTATGGTCCTCAAGCTCAACTACTTATCTCAGACACTGAGGTAGTCAAAGAGGCACTTAACGACAGAGATAAAACATATGTGAAGCCAGAATTACCAGGAGACATCAAGAAGATTTTAGGTGATGGGCTTGTGAGTACTGAAGGCAAAAAATGGACAAGGCAACGTAGATTGGCACATCTCGCCTTCCATGGCGAAAGCTTGAAG GGCATGATTCCAGCAATGGTGGATAGTGTTCACATGCTGCTCAAGAGATGGCAGAATTTAGAAGCCAAAGAGGTTGAGTTGTTCGAAGAGTTTACAGCAATCTTGTCGGAAGTGATTTCCAGGACGGCATTTGGAAGCAGCTACATTGAAGGGAGAGATATTTTCCAAATGTTGGGAGAGTTGACTATTATAGCATCGCgaaatcttttcaaattaagACTTCCTGGAATTAg taAGATATGGAGAACGAGTGATGAAATCAAGTCCGACCGACTGGAGAAGGCAATACGCGATGCGGTGTTAGGGATAATCGATAAGCGAGAGAAGAAGTTGAATGCAGGAGAAATAGACGACTATGGGAACGACTTCTTAGGGTCTCTTCTGAAGGCCTATCATGATCCAGATGAGAGCAAGAGAATCACGATCAATGATCTCGTGGATGAGTGCAAGACATTCTATTTAGCAGGACAAGAAACGACGAATTCCATCCTCACTTGGACATTCTTCCTCCTTGCAATCTACAAAGATTGGCAAGAAGAAGCCAGAAAAGAGGTGGCCGATGTATTTGGCGATGAAGATCCCAATCATGAAGGAATCATGAAACTCAAAACT GTAGAGATGATCATTAACGAAACGCTTCGATTGTATCCTCCTGTCATCAACGTCATTAGAAAAGTCGAAAGGCAAGTCACATTAGGaaatctccttcttcctccggACATCATCCTCCACATACCGATCCTGAAGATTCACCACGACCCTCGAATTTGGGGCGACGACGTGCGTCTTTTCAAGCCAGAGAGATTCTCGGAAGGGATCGCCAAAGCTACAAACAACAACGCCGCCGCGTTCCTCCCATTCGGCTTGGGACCACGGAGCTGCGTGGGCCTGTATTTCGCGATGAACGAGGCGAAGATCACCATCGCGATGATTCTACAGCGCTACAGCTTCACTCTCTCCCCTGACTACATCCACTTGCCGACCCAGATCCTCGCCATGCGCCCTCAACATGGAGTCAAAGTGATTCTTCATCCCCTCTAG